The Streptomyces rimosus genomic interval GGCCACGTACGCGTGGTGCACGTCGCCCGACAGCACGCACACCGTCGCCGGTGCCGCGTCCCCCGAACCGGCCTCCACCAGCAGGTCGGTGAGCGCGGCGAAGGAATCCGGGAACGCCGCCCAGTGCTCCAGGTCCGCGCGCTGCCGCAGCGACTCGCTCCAGCGCGCCCAGCGCGCGCCGCGCGCCCCGGCGCACAGGGCCGCGTTCCAGCCCTCCGCGTCGTGGATCAGGTTCGGCAGCAGCCACGGCAGCGAACTGCCGATCAGCAGGTGGTCGTACGCGCCGGGATCGGCCAGCACCGCCTCGCGCAGCCAGTCGGCCTCGGCCGGATCGAGCATCGCCCGGCTCCCCTCGTCCAGGACGCGGGTGGCGCGGGTGTCGACCATGACCAGCCGTACGCGGCCGACGTCGCGGCGGTAGCTCCAGCGCGCGCAGACCGGATCGGCGTCGGCGGCGGCGGCGAACTCACGCACCAGGCCCGTGCCGTCCGGCAGCGCGCGCACCCGCCCGTACAGCTCGTCCTTCTCCAGCTCGGCGGGGGAAAGATTGCCCAAATGCTGGTACACCCAGTACGACATCAGGCCGCCCAGTACCCGCTCACGCCACCACGAAGTCGCGCGCATCCGGGTCAGCCAGGCGGCGGAGGTGTTCCAGTCGTCTATGACGTCGTGGTCATCGAAGATCATGCAGCTGGGGACGGTGGAGAGCAGCCAGCGCACCTCGGGGTCGAGCCAGGATTCGGCGTAGAGGTGGGTGTACTCCTCGTAGTCCGCGACCTGCCGCCAGGGCGGCTCGGAGGTGTCGCGGCGGGTGGCGAGCAGCCGGGCGGTGGCATCCGAGGTCTGGTCGGCGTAGACCTGGTCGCCCAACAGGACGAGCAGGTCGGGGCGTTGGTGTTCGGGGTCGGCGGCGAGCGCCGCGGCGAGGGTGTCCAGGGCGTCCGGGCCGACCGGGTCGTGCGCGTCGGTGGGCGGCGCCGCCCAGCGGCAGGAGCCGAACGCGACCCGCAGGCGCTGCTCGTCCGGGTCGCCGCCCGGCGCGGCGGGCGTGCGGATCGTGCTCTCCGGGAAGCGGCTGCCGGGCAGCGGCCAGACCTGTTCGCCGTCCAGCAGGACCCGGTACGGGGTCTCGCTGTCCGGCGTCAGCCCGGAGACCGGTACCAGCGCGTAGTGATGCCCGGCCACCTGCCAGGTGCGCTCGGCGCCGCCCGCGCCGCTCTCGCACCGCACGTGCACCTCGCACGGCCGGTCGGTCTCCACCCACACCGTCGCGCTGATCTCGTCCACGTACCGCAGCAGCGGCCCCAGGCGCAGCACGGCCATCGGCGATCCTCCCCCGCACGGGGCCGGTGCCCGTACGTATGTGCTCAGAGAATAGGAGCCGGCCACAGGGCGAGGGGACGGCTCCGGCCTCCTCATCGGAGAAAGACGGAGCCGTCCGGTCGTACGGTTGCGCCACTCGGTCGCAGGACGGTCAGGAGTGATCAAACGCCCGCCGGGCCGCCGTCCCGCCCGGCGACGGCGGTGGCGGCACTCATGGCAACGGCGGTGCTCAGCAGCGGTCCAGGATCTTCTTCAGCGCCGCCTTCTCGGTCTTGTCGGCCGTCAGCCCGTACACATGCTTCACCGACACCCACATCCGCGCGTACGTGCAGTGGTACGAGGTCTTCGGCGGCAGCCACTTGGCCGGGTCCTTGTCGCCCTTGGCCTGGTTCACGTTGTCGGTGACGGCGATCAGCTGCGAGTGGGTGAGGTCGT includes:
- a CDS encoding alkaline phosphatase D family protein, producing MAVLRLGPLLRYVDEISATVWVETDRPCEVHVRCESGAGGAERTWQVAGHHYALVPVSGLTPDSETPYRVLLDGEQVWPLPGSRFPESTIRTPAAPGGDPDEQRLRVAFGSCRWAAPPTDAHDPVGPDALDTLAAALAADPEHQRPDLLVLLGDQVYADQTSDATARLLATRRDTSEPPWRQVADYEEYTHLYAESWLDPEVRWLLSTVPSCMIFDDHDVIDDWNTSAAWLTRMRATSWWRERVLGGLMSYWVYQHLGNLSPAELEKDELYGRVRALPDGTGLVREFAAAADADPVCARWSYRRDVGRVRLVMVDTRATRVLDEGSRAMLDPAEADWLREAVLADPGAYDHLLIGSSLPWLLPNLIHDAEGWNAALCAGARGARWARWSESLRQRADLEHWAAFPDSFAALTDLLVEAGSGDAAPATVCVLSGDVHHAYVAEPHWYDGTRPTSRVLQLTCSPVHNSIPASMRAGFRFGWSRLGRRLGHALARHGRLARPSIGWRRTGGPWFGNQLMTLSLHGRAARLRLDQAVRGQGGGARLAAAWDERLTGGRGV